In Bacillus carboniphilus, one genomic interval encodes:
- a CDS encoding extracellular solute-binding protein, which produces MKKIYMVFMILSVVSILFACKSDEDETQEEVVFGEDPLEFSFYGHYDWMVSDPWAENEATKWIKENKLVTIEPIQSGGAAAQKLNTMIASKELPDVIHLNRGADVQRLAEAGQLVPLDEYIEKYPNIKKWVGEQTLNMLRSEDGHIYQIPNWYSQEPRGNAGWLVNKKIYKELGSPKLETYDDLYNYLKLVKENYPDVVPFEVGNGGQGIEMLYSGMADDHPRTFIGQRSYPVGDELKSIFVDPVFEETMLYANKLFREKLITQDAMTQTLDQVKEKINTGKVAVVLTATSADLGRVGNNSLQADDPDAGYDMIWPLHKEGVDKNKVWLDGFVTLGWNVNVITQNAKHPEAVFAYFDWVVGTEGQKVLFFGPKGLFWDETDENDAPM; this is translated from the coding sequence ATGAAAAAGATTTACATGGTTTTTATGATCTTGAGCGTAGTTTCTATTCTATTTGCTTGCAAAAGTGATGAAGATGAAACTCAAGAAGAAGTGGTATTTGGGGAAGATCCGCTTGAATTCTCATTTTACGGTCACTACGACTGGATGGTTTCCGATCCTTGGGCTGAAAACGAGGCAACCAAGTGGATTAAAGAAAACAAACTTGTTACGATTGAACCTATTCAATCTGGTGGAGCAGCCGCACAAAAGTTAAATACAATGATAGCTTCAAAAGAACTTCCAGACGTGATTCACCTTAATCGTGGAGCTGATGTTCAACGTTTGGCTGAAGCAGGGCAACTTGTACCATTAGATGAGTATATTGAAAAATACCCTAATATTAAAAAATGGGTTGGGGAACAAACATTAAATATGCTTAGAAGTGAGGATGGACACATCTATCAGATTCCTAACTGGTATTCTCAAGAGCCAAGAGGAAATGCAGGATGGCTAGTCAATAAAAAAATCTATAAGGAGTTAGGTTCTCCTAAACTAGAAACATATGATGATTTATATAACTATTTAAAATTAGTAAAAGAAAACTATCCAGATGTTGTACCGTTTGAAGTTGGAAACGGAGGACAAGGAATTGAAATGCTTTATTCTGGGATGGCAGACGATCATCCAAGAACGTTTATTGGACAACGTTCATATCCAGTTGGCGATGAGTTAAAATCCATATTTGTGGATCCAGTTTTTGAAGAAACAATGCTATATGCTAATAAATTATTCAGGGAAAAACTTATAACACAAGATGCTATGACACAAACGTTAGATCAAGTGAAAGAAAAAATTAACACAGGTAAGGTTGCCGTTGTATTAACGGCTACATCAGCTGATTTAGGAAGAGTAGGTAATAATAGCTTGCAGGCAGATGACCCTGATGCTGGTTATGATATGATTTGGCCGCTCCATAAGGAGGGTGTTGATAAAAATAAAGTATGGTTAGATGGATTTGTTACATTAGGTTGGAATGTAAACGTAATCACACAAAATGCTAAACATCCAGAAGCAGTTTTTGCTTATTTCGATTGGGTGGTGGGCACAGAAGGTCAAAAAGTCCTTTTCTTTGGTCCAAAAGGTTTATTCTGGGATGAGACAGATGAAAATGATGCCCCGATGTGA